In a genomic window of Diabrotica undecimpunctata isolate CICGRU chromosome 2, icDiaUnde3, whole genome shotgun sequence:
- the LOC140434277 gene encoding neprilysin-4-like produces MIYIIFLTLVLFFFSVDSNCPRTSLSIKRYDQADLLQEDEDRREILKDIKTIFAPEYRVYTNDSICSTVTKRKRTSNYCRDDLFKEYDPRRDFFSKSSRKGFCEENYLYRSRSKKQLQEDDDMYTELSSNYTLLHREDPNEENFYLSKNNIAVDSIHNLVSGELLNVKNATIQTETKENKHFKEDSDVNEEEIRNEIWPIWYSNLSTTEIRALQSKIMKKFMNPQVDPCVDFYEYACGNWKNYYSIPPDRSTYDIFEMVRENLDQALKMLLTEKAEKSSKNPYFLTKSFIEKDFLPHQPTDAIVKVRLFYQSCMNEDILKKRGDEPLKNILKELGGWPILEPNWRKNDFNIIWLLATLRMLNNDILIAQWVGPDMRNSKEYIVHIDQTTLGLPSREYYLEETNIKYIQAYRIFILTVAALMGANPKTTSKDVDDIIQFEMSLAKIMASPEERRNISEIYLRTDIASLTMYFPQFDWKTYFDLVLGNDIDLMTPVACYCAKYLMELIYLLSNTEPRVLQNYVLWRFVRHRTNNLDQRFLEAKQRFYYILFGREKSPPRWQFCVTQVNSNMGMALGSLFVKKYFDISSKTDTIDMTRRLQDAFKITLQENTWLDNNTKDYAKMKLDYMDLKIGFPDFILNKTQLDLRYHDVEVHENYFFENVLTFLRHLTKVEQRRMGTAVNRTLWSTPPAIVNAYYSRNKNQIMFPAGMLQPPFYNRHFPKALNFGGIGVVIGHEITHGFDDKGRLFDHEGNLHMWWREASIEKFYERSQCMIEQYGQYVLPEIHIALDGYVTQGENIADNGGLKQAFRAYETWLTEHPEVDETLANLNLTSRQLFFLNFAQVWCGQQRIEAAKSRIKTSVHAPGVFRVIGALSNSEEFSRVYMCPKNSPMNPEFKCIIW; encoded by the exons GTTACAAAAAGGAAGAGAACCAGTAATTATTGTCGAGACGATCTTTTTAAGGAGTATGATCCACGAAGAGACTTCTTCTCTAAAAGTTCTCGAAAGGGTTTCTGCgaagaaaattatttatatagATCTCGGTCCAAGAAACAACTACAGGAAGATGACGATATGTATACCGAATTATCTTCCAACTATACTTTATTGCATAGAGAAGATCCCAACGAGGAGAATTTTTATTTAAGCAAAAATAATATTGCTGTTGATTCTATACATAATTTAGTATCAGGCGAGTTATTGAATGTGAAAAATGCAACTATACAAACTGAGACtaaagaaaacaaacattttaaagaaGATAGTGATGTTAACGAAGAGGAAATAAGGAATGA aatatggccaATATGGTACTCAAATTTAAGTACAACAGAGATAAGAGCACTGCAAAGCAAAATCATGAAGAAATTCATGAACCCACAAGTTGATCCATGTGTAGATTTCTATGAATATGCCTGTGGTAATTGGAAGAATTATTACAGCATTCCTCCAGATAGGTCAACCTACGATATATTTGAAATg gTACGAGAAAACCTCGATCAAGCCCTGAAGATGCTACTAACGGAAAAGGCTGAAAAATCATCAAAAAATCCGTATTTTCTAACAAAAAGTTTCATAGAAAAAGATTTCTTACCTCATCAACCAACAGATGCAATCGTTAAAGTTAGATTATTTTATCAGTCGTGTATGAACGAAGATATTCTGAAGAAAAGGGGAGATGAgcctttaaaaaacattttaaaagaactagGAGGTTGGCCAATATTGGAACCAAACTGGAggaaaaatgattttaatataatatgGTTGTTAGCAACTTTAAGGATGTTGAATAATGATATATTGATAGCCCAATGGGTCGGGCCTGATATGAGGAATTCGAAGGAATATATTGTGCATATTGACCAGACTACTCTAGGACTGCCATCCAG AGAGTACTATTTGGAAGAAACCAACATAAAATACATCCAGGCATATCGAATCTTCATCCTGACAGTAGCCGCTCTGATGGGTGCTAACCCCAAGACAACTTCAAAAGACGTCGACGACATTATACAATTCGAAATGTCGTTGGCTAAAATCATGGCATCTCCGGAAGAACGCAGAAATATCTCAGAAATCTATTTAAGAACTGACATCGCATCTTTGACAATGTATTTTCCGCAGTTTGATTGGAAGACCTACTTCGATTTGGTTCTAGGAAATGATATTGATCTGATGACTCCGGTGGCATGCTATTGCGCGAAGTATTTAATGGAACTTATTTATTTGTTGAGCAACACTGAACCAAGGGTATTGCAGAACTATGTTTTGTGGAGATTTGTGAGACACAGAACTAATAATTTGGATCAGAG ATTTTTAGAAGCTAAACAAAGATTTTACTACATATTATTCGGAAGAGAAAAAAGCCCACCACGATGGCAATTTTGCGTGACTCAAGTAAATTCCAACATGGGGATGGCGCTAGGCTCATTATTtgtaaaaaagtattttgatataaGCAGTAAAACGGATACTATCGATATGACCAGGAGGCTGCAGGATGCTTTTAAAATAACTTTGCAG gaaAATACCTGGTTGGATAATAACACAAAGGATTATGCAAAAATGAAACTCGACTATATGGATTTAAAAATCGGATTTCCAGATTTTATTCTAAATAAGACTCAGCTAGATCTTCGATACCATGATGTGGAAGTTCACGAGAACTATTTTTTCGAGAACGTTTTGACTTTTTTGAGACATCTCACGAAGGTGGAACAAAGAAGAATGGGGACAGCAGTTAACAGGACTCTTTGGAGTACACCTCCTGCTATTGTTAATGCATATTACAGTAGGAATAAGAATCAGATCATGTTTCCCGCAG GTATGCTACAACCACCgttttataatagacactttcctAAAGCTCTCAACTTTGGTGGAATCGGAGTAGTCATTGGTCATGAAATAACACACGGCTTTGATGATAAGGGCAGACTGTTTGACCACGAAGGCAATTTACACATGTGGTGGCGAGAAGCTTCTATAGAAAAGTTTTACGAACGATCACAATGCATGATTGAACAATATGGACAATATGTTCTGCCGGAAATACATATTGCTCTAGATGG atatgtaACACAAGGAGAAAATATCGCAGACAACGGTGGACTAAAGCAGGCTTTTCGTGCTTACGAAACTTGGTTAACGGAGCATCCTGAAGTAGACGAAACCTTAGCCAATCTAAACCTAACCAGTAGACAATTATTCTTTCTTAATTTTGCCCAAGTTTGGTGTGGGCAACAGAGAATAGAAGCTGCAAAGAGTCGAATAAAAACGTCAGTTCACGCTCCGGGAGTTTTTAGAGTTATTGGAGCTCTGAGTAATTCAGAAGAGTTTTCCAGAGTGTATATGTGCCCTAAGAATAGTCCTATGAACCCTGAATTTAAATGTATTATATGGTAG